A window of the Burkholderia sp. 9120 genome harbors these coding sequences:
- a CDS encoding DUF1842 domain-containing protein, whose product MTVGLFPVNLRIATPAIGAPVLTLSLLVNTPAKRVSGVARIYQSTYPPLEFHADVWGNYSQLQLAPGTDPVIVLTLSGSPSGPTSGLAETFQFHGVLKSNWQSGQAGYKYFDNQRWHDVEHAIVTLTGALQPHEPNQPVAPLYGVGLQQAKASGDLSQMKSLARQAEQQLADAGNIQSELTKLNAEIARLEGRA is encoded by the coding sequence ATGACTGTCGGTCTTTTCCCGGTTAATCTGCGCATCGCGACGCCCGCGATCGGCGCGCCCGTTCTCACGCTGTCCCTGCTCGTCAATACGCCGGCCAAACGGGTGAGCGGTGTGGCCCGCATCTATCAGTCGACCTATCCGCCGCTGGAATTCCATGCGGACGTCTGGGGCAATTACAGCCAGCTTCAACTGGCGCCCGGCACCGATCCGGTCATCGTCCTGACGTTGTCGGGCAGTCCGTCGGGACCGACCAGCGGTCTCGCGGAGACCTTCCAGTTTCACGGCGTACTGAAGAGCAACTGGCAGTCGGGACAGGCCGGCTACAAGTACTTCGACAACCAGCGCTGGCACGACGTCGAACACGCGATCGTCACGCTCACCGGCGCACTGCAGCCGCACGAGCCGAACCAGCCGGTCGCGCCGCTCTATGGCGTGGGTTTGCAGCAGGCGAAGGCATCCGGCGATCTGAGCCAGATGAAGTCGCTGGCGCGCCAGGCTGAACAGCAGCTTGCCGACGCCGGCAACATTCAGAGCGAGCTGACCAAACTGAATGCCGAGATCGCCCGGCTGGAAGGGCGCGCCTGA
- a CDS encoding GDL motif peptide-associated radical SAM/SPASM maturase: protein MHETSQQPARYLRDDDFQRFVPVHVVWEITLACDLKCLHCGSRAGRRRPNELNTEECLDVIESLARLGTREVSLIGGEAYLRKDWIQLIKAIRSHDMYCAIQTGGRNLNPARLAQAVEAGLNGVGVSLDGMQPLHDKVRNVPGSFGKAVDTLRRARAAGLATSVNTQIGAATMPDLPALMDTIIELGATHWQIQLTVAMGNAADNDELLLQPYQLQELMPLLADLYKRGLSHGLLMNVGNNIGYYGPYEHLWRGFGDERVHWTGCSAGQQVIALEADGTVKGCPSLATVGFAGGNVRDLSLEEIWRTSEAIHFGRLRSVDDLWGFCRTCYYADVCRGGCTWTSHSLLGKPGNNPYCHYRVIELQKQGLRERIVKVEEAGAASFAVGRFDLVTEKISDGTPVASIVRSGQTIELTWKNKGKRAPEVGRVPAKLALCRNCNGYVHANEQTCPHCSADIEASARTYEEQAQYRRALISNLEHLLGHPAG from the coding sequence ATGCACGAGACCAGTCAGCAGCCGGCCCGCTATTTGCGCGACGATGACTTTCAGCGCTTCGTTCCCGTTCATGTGGTGTGGGAAATTACGTTGGCCTGCGATCTGAAGTGTTTGCATTGCGGCTCCCGCGCGGGTCGTCGTCGCCCCAACGAATTGAATACCGAAGAGTGTCTTGATGTCATCGAATCGCTGGCCCGACTCGGCACGCGCGAAGTGTCGCTGATCGGCGGCGAAGCTTATCTGCGCAAAGACTGGATCCAGCTAATCAAGGCGATCCGCTCACACGACATGTACTGCGCCATTCAGACCGGTGGCCGCAATCTGAATCCGGCGCGGCTCGCGCAAGCCGTCGAAGCGGGGCTCAACGGCGTGGGCGTGTCGCTCGACGGCATGCAGCCGCTGCACGACAAGGTGCGCAATGTGCCCGGGTCGTTCGGCAAGGCCGTCGACACGCTCAGGCGCGCGCGGGCCGCCGGTCTCGCCACCAGCGTCAACACGCAGATCGGTGCGGCGACCATGCCGGATCTGCCGGCGCTGATGGACACCATCATCGAACTCGGCGCAACACACTGGCAGATTCAACTGACGGTGGCGATGGGCAACGCCGCCGACAACGACGAACTACTGCTGCAGCCGTACCAGTTACAGGAACTGATGCCGCTGCTGGCGGACCTCTACAAACGCGGCTTGAGCCACGGCCTGTTGATGAACGTGGGCAACAACATCGGCTACTACGGTCCCTACGAACACTTGTGGCGCGGTTTCGGCGACGAGCGCGTGCATTGGACCGGCTGTAGCGCGGGACAACAGGTGATCGCGCTGGAGGCGGACGGCACGGTCAAAGGATGCCCGTCGCTGGCGACAGTCGGCTTCGCCGGCGGCAACGTGCGCGATCTTTCGCTGGAAGAAATCTGGCGAACGAGCGAGGCGATTCATTTCGGCCGGCTGCGCTCGGTCGACGATCTGTGGGGCTTCTGCCGCACCTGCTATTACGCGGATGTGTGCCGCGGCGGCTGCACGTGGACGTCGCATTCATTGCTCGGCAAGCCCGGCAACAATCCGTATTGCCACTATCGCGTGATCGAACTGCAGAAGCAGGGGCTGCGCGAACGGATCGTCAAAGTCGAGGAGGCGGGCGCTGCGTCGTTCGCGGTGGGGCGTTTCGATCTGGTGACCGAGAAGATCTCGGACGGCACGCCGGTGGCGAGCATCGTCCGCTCGGGGCAAACCATCGAACTCACGTGGAAGAACAAAGGCAAACGCGCGCCCGAAGTGGGCCGTGTGCCGGCGAAACTGGCGCTATGCCGTAACTGCAATGGCTACGTTCACGCGAACGAGCAAACCTGTCCGCATTGCAGCGCGGATATCGAAGCCTCGGCGCGAACCTATGAAGAGCAGGCGCAATACCGCCGCGCCTTGATCAGCAACCTCGAACACCTGCTGGGTCACCCGGCCGGTTAA
- a CDS encoding porin, translated as MNKHLAVALAAAGLVATTAAHAQSSVTLYGVMDNGLVYQNSSTSRGSTTGGHSAITASNGAWAGSRFGLKGSEDLGGGSKAIFQLEAGVNSQNGQSQFTGGMFTRQEWIGLTNPAYGTLTAGRQYTAYYTLLSPYSPTTYLTGFFGAHPGDLDSLDTTIRANNSLVYTSPKFYGFTVSGSYALGGVAGSTNRGSTWSAAIQYLNGPFGMAAGFQRVNNSTVGGGAWGTDSTTNSGGQPGISAINNGYVTAQAQQRVAVTAGYKFSPAWDVSVSYSNVQYIPGVGSAFLNTATFNTAGAVLHWKPTVSWDFAGGYSYTRATQSNGISSVAQYHQISLTQYYSLSSRTGLYLGEAYQHSSGKTIGSNGVKIIDATATIGDGFNGSPSSTSTQFTAGVGILHRF; from the coding sequence ATGAACAAGCATTTGGCGGTCGCGCTGGCGGCTGCGGGCCTCGTCGCGACCACGGCGGCTCACGCGCAAAGCAGCGTCACGCTCTACGGGGTGATGGATAACGGCCTCGTTTATCAGAACAGCAGCACGTCGCGCGGTTCGACTACAGGCGGCCACTCGGCGATCACGGCGTCGAACGGCGCATGGGCCGGCAGCCGGTTCGGCCTGAAGGGCAGCGAGGATCTCGGCGGCGGGTCGAAGGCGATTTTCCAGCTCGAAGCCGGCGTGAATAGCCAGAACGGTCAATCGCAATTCACGGGCGGCATGTTCACGCGCCAGGAATGGATCGGCTTGACGAACCCGGCCTACGGTACGTTGACGGCGGGCCGTCAATACACGGCGTACTACACGCTGCTTTCGCCGTATAGCCCGACCACGTATCTGACCGGCTTCTTCGGCGCACACCCGGGCGATCTCGATTCGCTCGACACGACGATTCGCGCGAACAACTCGCTGGTCTATACGTCGCCGAAGTTCTACGGCTTTACGGTGAGCGGTTCGTATGCGCTCGGCGGTGTGGCGGGCAGCACCAATCGCGGCTCGACCTGGAGCGCGGCGATCCAGTACCTGAATGGACCGTTCGGCATGGCAGCGGGTTTCCAGCGCGTCAACAACTCGACGGTCGGCGGCGGCGCGTGGGGCACGGATTCGACGACGAACTCCGGCGGCCAGCCCGGCATCTCGGCCATCAACAACGGCTATGTGACCGCGCAAGCGCAGCAGCGCGTGGCGGTGACGGCCGGCTACAAGTTCTCGCCGGCGTGGGACGTGTCGGTGTCGTACTCGAACGTGCAGTACATCCCGGGCGTGGGCTCGGCGTTCCTGAACACGGCGACCTTCAATACGGCGGGCGCGGTCCTGCACTGGAAGCCGACCGTGAGCTGGGATTTCGCGGGCGGTTATAGCTATACGCGCGCGACGCAATCGAACGGGATCAGCAGCGTGGCGCAATACCATCAGATTTCGCTGACGCAGTACTACAGCCTGTCGTCCCGCACCGGCCTGTATCTGGGCGAAGCGTATCAACACTCGAGCGGCAAGACGATCGGCTCGAACGGCGTGAAGATCATCGACGCCACGGCAACGATCGGCGACGGCTTCAACGGTTCGCCGTCGTCGACGAGCACGCAGTTCACGGCGGGCGTCGGCATTCTGCATCGCTTCTGA
- a CDS encoding DUF1842 domain-containing protein, whose translation MATLPRIGLFPARYVVGTGLPGAPTLTLGLLVDTPRRTVVGGASITQAVNPPLDFHADTWGTFTYMALMPPSETRILVVLQGNTGGPESNSITTFRLHLVLNSDWQNGVANYSYLNDGRWLEVSNVPARLDPEFVPLEPGPVMPSNPHGGPTPLYGVSIQHALASGDLAHMKTLATFAQQQLDSRESIQTGLSDLKAEIARLEAAR comes from the coding sequence ATGGCTACCCTTCCCCGTATTGGCCTATTCCCGGCCCGCTATGTCGTCGGTACCGGATTGCCGGGCGCGCCGACGCTCACGCTCGGACTTCTGGTCGATACGCCCCGGCGTACCGTCGTCGGCGGCGCATCGATCACGCAGGCGGTGAATCCGCCGCTCGATTTTCATGCCGACACGTGGGGCACCTTCACGTATATGGCGCTGATGCCGCCGTCCGAGACGCGCATCCTGGTGGTTCTGCAGGGCAACACCGGCGGCCCGGAATCGAACTCGATCACGACCTTCCGCCTGCATCTGGTGCTGAACAGCGATTGGCAAAACGGCGTCGCCAACTACAGCTATCTGAACGACGGCCGCTGGCTTGAAGTCTCCAACGTGCCGGCGCGGCTCGATCCGGAATTCGTGCCGCTGGAACCCGGTCCGGTGATGCCGAGCAATCCGCATGGCGGTCCGACGCCGCTGTACGGCGTGAGCATTCAGCATGCGCTGGCAAGCGGCGATCTCGCCCATATGAAGACGCTGGCGACTTTCGCGCAACAGCAACTCGACAGCCGCGAAAGTATTCAGACCGGCCTGAGCGACCTCAAGGCGGAAATCGCCCGGCTCGAAGCCGCTCGCTAA
- a CDS encoding carbohydrate ABC transporter permease: MNTGTSSSTLLPAGLGRQAALWLLRIIALILLLLPCIWMVGAAFTPTLERLDHPLLLWPHVPTLQHFESVWASGIGRQLLNSVLVSGGTTVLSLALAFPAAYALVRMRFPARLDLVFLMLVLAVKLMPPITVAVPLFTLAKHLHLLDSEVGLMLAYQVYTLPLSIWMLLSFVREVPIDYEEAACLDGAGLVQRLVYIVLPLCAPGLVATAIFVLIAAWNEFLLALLFLTTPSRFTLPLAVAGYVTENGIDWGDLMSVGMIASLPTLAVAGYVQRYLRRGFSGGLK, translated from the coding sequence ATGAATACCGGTACGTCGTCTTCCACGTTGCTTCCGGCGGGCCTCGGCCGCCAAGCCGCGCTTTGGCTGTTGCGAATCATCGCGCTGATCCTGTTGCTGCTGCCTTGCATCTGGATGGTCGGCGCGGCGTTCACGCCGACGCTCGAACGCCTCGATCATCCGCTGTTGCTGTGGCCGCATGTGCCGACCTTGCAGCACTTCGAATCGGTATGGGCGAGCGGGATCGGCCGGCAGTTGCTGAACTCGGTGCTCGTCAGTGGCGGGACGACCGTGTTGTCGCTCGCGCTCGCTTTTCCGGCCGCTTATGCACTCGTGCGCATGCGCTTTCCGGCGCGTCTCGATCTGGTGTTCCTGATGCTGGTGCTGGCGGTCAAGCTGATGCCGCCGATCACCGTGGCGGTGCCGTTGTTCACGCTCGCGAAGCACCTGCATCTGCTCGATTCCGAAGTCGGCTTGATGCTCGCCTACCAGGTGTACACGCTGCCGCTGTCGATCTGGATGCTGCTTTCGTTCGTGCGCGAAGTGCCGATCGACTATGAAGAGGCCGCCTGCCTGGACGGCGCGGGTCTTGTCCAGCGCCTCGTTTATATCGTGCTGCCGTTGTGCGCGCCGGGGCTCGTCGCGACCGCGATCTTCGTGCTGATCGCCGCGTGGAACGAGTTTCTGCTGGCGCTGCTGTTTCTCACCACGCCGAGCCGATTTACGTTGCCGCTCGCGGTGGCGGGCTACGTCACCGAAAACGGCATCGACTGGGGCGATCTGATGAGCGTCGGCATGATCGCTTCGCTGCCGACCCTGGCCGTCGCGGGATACGTGCAGCGCTATCTGCGGCGCGGCTTTTCCGGTGGGCTGAAGTAG
- a CDS encoding sugar ABC transporter permease, whose protein sequence is MNAVRRYLPLVLLVGPALLVLGVLALYPVLRVLVDSFFNVDYASGHRLFTGLENYRAVLGDSEFAASFANTLQFTVAASVIEVVLGGGLALLFSRAFAGRRFIIPLAILPMMLSTLVCSAIWRNWLNYSGFLNALLAVFDLPGVQWLSDPHLAIWSLILVDVWQWTPMAFLIILAGLQSIAPELYEAARTDGASEWQCLRHITLPLIVPQIVLAMLLRSIDTFKLFDKVYALTGGGPGNATQTLSTYIYDTGFRFFNVGPASAASVLMLLISAVLVSANVWLSIRKAGAR, encoded by the coding sequence ATGAACGCCGTGCGCCGCTATCTGCCACTGGTCCTGCTGGTGGGTCCCGCTTTGCTGGTGCTCGGCGTGCTTGCGCTGTATCCGGTCCTGCGCGTGCTGGTCGACTCTTTCTTCAATGTCGACTATGCGTCGGGCCATCGCCTCTTTACCGGGCTCGAAAACTATCGCGCGGTGCTCGGCGACAGCGAGTTTGCCGCGAGCTTCGCCAATACGCTGCAGTTCACGGTCGCGGCTTCGGTGATCGAAGTCGTGCTCGGCGGCGGGTTGGCGCTGCTGTTCTCGCGCGCGTTTGCCGGCCGCCGTTTCATCATTCCGCTCGCGATTCTGCCGATGATGCTGTCCACGCTGGTGTGCTCGGCCATCTGGCGCAACTGGCTGAACTACAGCGGGTTTCTGAACGCGCTGCTGGCGGTGTTCGATCTGCCCGGCGTTCAATGGCTGTCCGATCCGCATCTCGCGATCTGGTCGCTGATTCTGGTGGATGTCTGGCAATGGACGCCGATGGCCTTTCTGATCATTCTCGCCGGCTTGCAGTCCATCGCGCCGGAACTGTATGAAGCGGCTCGCACCGACGGCGCGAGCGAGTGGCAATGTCTGCGCCACATCACGCTGCCGCTGATCGTTCCGCAAATCGTGCTCGCCATGCTGCTGCGTTCGATCGACACCTTCAAGCTGTTCGACAAGGTCTACGCGCTGACGGGCGGCGGTCCCGGCAATGCGACGCAAACGCTGTCCACCTATATCTACGACACGGGTTTCCGCTTCTTCAACGTCGGGCCGGCGAGTGCTGCTTCGGTGCTGATGCTGCTGATCTCGGCGGTACTGGTGTCGGCCAATGTGTGGCTGTCGATCCGCAAGGCGGGCGCGCGATGA
- a CDS encoding ABC transporter substrate-binding protein, producing the protein MKLFSSLRAVSVAVALSLAAASAGAADLVIAGRDDIYGRGLADAVAGFTKLHPGADIELLKLPNANLYQKLKLSMREGTGAFDLVMMDDTWSPEFISNGWLKPLPANLADADMVASTVALGRAPSGGLYALPVVGNVEMFAYRKDLLAKYKLQPPRNWDDVLKIAQTTGAADKDVSGVVFRGAKGNPVVTGFLPILWAYGGDVIDQGGKVTIDSPQALAALKMFVALKNNAPKDVAVYGAAEVRDALQKGAAAQALEVWPAWIPALDDPKQSRVVGEVALQAPPGQVKGPSPMLGIWQMAIPKDAPHATLAQEFLVYLTQRDTQTRLAAMGIPPTRKSVFEDPALVKQFRWYPDQLKALEAGRARPRVKDWQQIESILGDALQLVLTGQLAPDAALHQAAQKITPALAAAAQ; encoded by the coding sequence ATGAAACTGTTCAGCAGCCTGCGCGCCGTGTCCGTTGCCGTCGCCTTATCCCTTGCAGCGGCGAGCGCCGGCGCAGCCGATCTCGTGATCGCCGGCCGCGACGACATCTACGGACGCGGCCTGGCGGACGCCGTCGCCGGCTTCACGAAACTGCATCCCGGCGCGGACATCGAACTGCTGAAGCTGCCCAATGCGAACCTCTACCAGAAGCTGAAACTGTCGATGCGCGAAGGCACCGGCGCATTCGATCTGGTGATGATGGACGACACCTGGTCGCCCGAATTCATCTCGAACGGCTGGCTCAAGCCGCTGCCGGCGAACCTCGCCGATGCGGACATGGTCGCCTCGACCGTCGCGCTCGGCCGCGCGCCTTCGGGCGGTTTGTACGCGCTGCCGGTGGTGGGCAACGTCGAAATGTTCGCTTATCGGAAGGACCTGCTGGCGAAATACAAGCTGCAGCCGCCGCGCAACTGGGACGACGTGCTGAAGATCGCGCAAACCACCGGCGCTGCGGATAAGGACGTGTCCGGCGTGGTGTTTCGCGGCGCGAAGGGCAACCCGGTCGTGACCGGTTTCCTGCCGATTCTGTGGGCGTACGGCGGCGACGTGATCGATCAGGGCGGCAAGGTGACGATCGATTCCCCGCAAGCGCTGGCGGCCCTGAAAATGTTCGTCGCGCTGAAGAACAACGCGCCGAAGGACGTCGCGGTTTACGGCGCGGCCGAAGTGCGCGACGCGTTGCAAAAGGGCGCGGCGGCGCAGGCGCTCGAAGTCTGGCCGGCATGGATTCCCGCGCTCGACGATCCGAAGCAGTCGCGTGTGGTCGGTGAAGTCGCGCTGCAGGCGCCGCCCGGCCAGGTGAAAGGACCGTCGCCGATGCTCGGCATCTGGCAGATGGCGATTCCGAAAGACGCGCCGCACGCCACGCTCGCACAAGAGTTCCTGGTCTATCTGACCCAGCGCGATACGCAAACGCGTCTGGCCGCGATGGGCATTCCGCCGACCCGTAAGAGCGTGTTCGAAGATCCGGCGCTGGTGAAGCAATTCCGTTGGTATCCCGATCAGCTCAAGGCGCTCGAAGCCGGCCGCGCCCGTCCGCGTGTGAAGGACTGGCAGCAGATCGAGAGCATTCTCGGCGACGCGTTGCAACTGGTGCTGACCGGCCAGCTCGCGCCGGACGCCGCCTTGCATCAGGCCGCGCAGAAGATCACGCCGGCGCTGGCCGCCGCGGCCCAATAA